A part of Limihaloglobus sulfuriphilus genomic DNA contains:
- a CDS encoding ATP--guanido phosphotransferase: MQLNELSTGPCGWFDQTDQNSGIVISSRVRLARNIKGYNFSSTLSSESSLELLNQLYCVIDEKTNHNLSFFRIDNMTELEVNFLVERNLITSVMAFSSMPRGVFLSDNELTSIMVNEEDHLRLQAFSPGFNLNACWKRIDRLDDLIESSVKYAFDSRLGYLTACPTNVGTGLRISVMLHLAGLKMTGELEKVKKSASAMKLALRGLWGEGSGAMGDMYQVSNELTLGISEQDCLNDFTENIIPQIVKYEMIAREELLRRPAILDDKIFRALAILKNARMISSAEAMSHLCRLRLGILLGRVTEVSLERVNGLFFFILPSHLQMSLGKQLTREERDYLRANLIRDILRGGE, translated from the coding sequence ATGCAGCTAAACGAATTGAGTACAGGACCTTGCGGGTGGTTTGATCAGACGGATCAGAATTCGGGGATTGTGATATCCTCGCGTGTGCGCCTTGCCAGGAATATTAAAGGTTATAATTTCTCTTCCACTTTAAGCAGTGAAAGTTCGCTTGAGCTGTTGAATCAGCTTTATTGTGTGATAGACGAGAAAACCAATCATAATCTGTCATTCTTCCGCATAGACAATATGACTGAGCTTGAGGTTAATTTCCTTGTGGAGAGGAATCTCATAACCAGCGTAATGGCCTTTTCTTCGATGCCCAGAGGTGTTTTTCTCTCTGATAATGAGCTCACCAGCATTATGGTCAATGAAGAGGATCATCTACGTTTGCAGGCTTTCTCGCCCGGGTTTAATCTTAATGCCTGCTGGAAGCGGATTGACAGGCTTGATGATCTTATTGAGTCATCGGTAAAATACGCCTTTGACAGCAGGCTTGGCTATCTGACTGCGTGTCCTACAAATGTGGGAACCGGTTTGCGTATCTCGGTTATGCTGCATCTTGCCGGCCTGAAAATGACCGGAGAGCTGGAGAAGGTAAAAAAATCCGCCTCGGCCATGAAACTTGCTTTGCGGGGTCTCTGGGGTGAGGGCAGCGGAGCAATGGGAGATATGTACCAGGTTTCAAATGAGCTGACTCTGGGGATATCGGAGCAGGATTGTTTAAATGATTTCACAGAAAATATAATCCCTCAGATTGTTAAGTATGAAATGATAGCCCGCGAAGAGCTTCTCCGCCGTCCTGCGATACTGGATGACAAAATATTCAGGGCACTGGCTATACTCAAAAACGCCAGGATGATAAGCTCTGCTGAAGCGATGAGCCATCTTTGCCGGCTCAGGCTTGGGATTCTGCTTGGAAGGGTTACAGAGGTATCGCTGGAAAGAGTAAACGGTCTTTTCTTCTTTATTCTGCCTTCGCACCTGCAAATGAGTCTGGGCAAACAGCTTACCCGCGAAGAGAGGGATTATCTAAGGGCAAATCTCATTCGGGATATTCTTCGCGGCGGCGAGTGA
- a CDS encoding dockerin type I repeat-containing protein encodes MSNRTAFSTLCIALALIFAFSSNLLAFAGGDGTPENPWQVSTVQDILDVNNDLNACYTLTNNIDFNDAVYEDYVIGAFYGSFDGNGFTVMNLALQSSAYNSGFFRYIYPEGTVKNLFICNFHVTGHIYAGVLTAWNGGLIENCHSVSADIKGLYSAAALAGRNGGILRDSSADGDLYAAGGLREFGSSTGAADSGMLVGVNNGTIENCNSSGLIHPYPDDPSPTHIPLGFGGLVGFNDGGIIQNCYSTASLTDVSGGGLVGCNSDNHLGIRGHGIILDSYASGNLDRSGGGIAGNNSGYISGCYSVCTITGSGGGVVSYNNGYVTQCYSGVNTLESGGGFVSLNGTDGVITDCYSLTNVTGAGGGFARENGGLILGCLARGDVTSSEDYVGGFVGRNRYGETIYGGTIIDCFATGNVTGNEYVGGFAGENYSGRIENCFSAGMVTGSGRVGGLIGYITGGIQRNCFWDKDTAQQPVGYNHDMVGSTLIDNVAGKTTEQMKNEEIFLEAGWDLNGEDANGIQDTWYCSEGQYPLLTRLRPDHAPLELQGCGTGESPYMISSGRELLSISRDIFAHYELTGNIYLANTEFVYSPFPYFYGSLNGQGHFIENLHISAEDFAYIGLFGRIMPLVSIRNLGLKNATVSGLDVVGILAGDIILDRDTTGVGNDKPVLINNCFSTGSVTGSQSVGGLIGLVNNSACNIINCYSTASVVGDSSAGGLIAGNAGIVSNCYASGNVNATDYAGGFVSQNFYGSIENCYAAGDVHSLQYSGGFVSVNDSDAIVSNSYATGIVTAESYAGGFAGRDRSSELIMNCFWDIDASGMEASEAGTGKTTAQMQDINTFLNAGWDYVNESENGNMEIWYQTLGGYPVLYWQAAAGDINCDGVVDLADFTRMVDYWLLANDDMAEGYRLLGDINHDGSVDLADFAAALWQL; translated from the coding sequence ATGTCAAATCGAACAGCGTTCTCAACTCTTTGCATAGCTTTAGCGCTTATCTTTGCATTCTCATCGAACCTGCTTGCATTCGCAGGCGGCGACGGCACACCCGAAAATCCCTGGCAGGTCTCTACCGTACAGGACATTTTAGATGTAAACAATGACCTGAATGCATGTTATACCCTGACCAACAATATAGATTTTAATGACGCGGTTTATGAGGATTATGTGATTGGTGCTTTCTACGGCTCTTTCGACGGCAACGGGTTTACCGTAATGAACCTGGCACTGCAATCTTCCGCTTATAATTCAGGATTTTTCAGGTATATTTATCCAGAGGGAACCGTTAAAAATTTATTTATTTGTAACTTTCATGTAACAGGCCACATTTATGCAGGAGTTTTGACTGCATGGAACGGTGGTTTAATAGAGAACTGTCATTCAGTTAGTGCTGACATAAAAGGCTTATACAGCGCAGCAGCTTTGGCTGGCCGCAACGGAGGGATTCTCAGAGATAGTTCTGCGGATGGTGATCTTTACGCAGCAGGAGGTTTACGTGAATTCGGCAGCTCAACCGGTGCTGCGGATTCTGGAATGCTTGTTGGAGTTAACAACGGAACAATAGAAAACTGTAATTCGTCGGGCTTGATACACCCTTACCCGGATGACCCTTCTCCTACCCACATACCTTTAGGATTCGGCGGTTTAGTTGGATTTAATGATGGCGGTATCATACAAAACTGCTACTCAACAGCGTCATTGACAGATGTTTCTGGCGGCGGCCTTGTAGGGTGTAACAGCGACAATCATTTGGGGATTAGAGGACATGGAATCATCTTAGACTCATACGCATCCGGGAATTTAGATAGAAGCGGAGGCGGGATCGCCGGTAACAACTCTGGCTACATTTCCGGATGCTATTCTGTCTGCACCATAACCGGCAGCGGAGGGGGTGTGGTTTCTTATAATAATGGATATGTTACGCAATGTTATTCCGGGGTAAACACCTTGGAAAGCGGCGGCGGCTTTGTCAGTTTAAACGGTACAGACGGGGTGATAACAGACTGTTATTCGTTAACAAATGTTACCGGTGCGGGCGGCGGTTTTGCCCGTGAAAACGGGGGGTTAATCCTGGGCTGTCTTGCAAGGGGAGATGTTACAAGCTCTGAAGATTATGTTGGGGGTTTTGTGGGGCGAAATAGATATGGAGAGACAATTTATGGAGGGACAATTATCGACTGTTTCGCAACAGGAAATGTTACCGGCAATGAATACGTAGGCGGTTTCGCCGGCGAAAACTACTCGGGCAGAATTGAAAACTGCTTTTCTGCAGGCATGGTAACCGGCAGCGGCAGGGTTGGCGGACTGATCGGATATATAACCGGCGGAATACAAAGAAACTGTTTCTGGGATAAAGATACCGCTCAACAGCCGGTCGGATATAACCACGACATGGTTGGATCGACGCTCATAGATAACGTAGCCGGCAAAACAACAGAACAGATGAAAAATGAAGAAATATTTCTTGAAGCCGGCTGGGACCTAAACGGCGAAGATGCCAACGGAATTCAGGACACGTGGTATTGCAGTGAGGGCCAATACCCCTTGCTGACCCGTCTCAGACCGGACCATGCCCCGTTAGAGCTCCAAGGCTGCGGCACAGGAGAATCTCCATACATGATCAGCAGCGGGCGTGAGCTGCTATCCATTAGTCGGGATATATTCGCCCATTACGAGCTGACCGGCAACATTTATCTGGCTAATACAGAATTTGTTTATTCACCCTTCCCGTATTTTTACGGCTCCCTGAACGGACAGGGGCATTTCATAGAAAACCTGCATATCAGCGCGGAAGATTTTGCCTATATCGGTCTTTTCGGCAGGATTATGCCCTTGGTTTCTATAAGGAACTTGGGATTAAAGAACGCGACTGTTTCCGGTTTGGACGTTGTGGGCATACTGGCAGGAGACATCATTTTAGATAGAGACACAACCGGTGTGGGTAATGACAAACCTGTACTTATTAATAACTGCTTTTCAACAGGGTCTGTAACCGGAAGCCAATCTGTCGGCGGCCTGATTGGCCTGGTGAATAACAGTGCCTGTAATATAATAAACTGCTATTCAACAGCTTCAGTAGTCGGTGATTCATCTGCCGGCGGCCTTATAGCGGGTAATGCGGGAATTGTATCAAACTGCTATGCTTCCGGTAATGTAAACGCAACTGACTATGCGGGCGGATTTGTCTCCCAAAATTTCTACGGCAGTATTGAGAACTGCTATGCAGCAGGGGATGTACACTCACTACAATATTCTGGCGGGTTTGTCTCAGTAAACGATTCAGACGCTATTGTGTCAAATTCTTACGCGACAGGTATCGTAACTGCAGAGTCTTACGCCGGCGGTTTCGCCGGAAGAGACCGCAGTAGTGAACTGATAATGAACTGCTTTTGGGATATAGATGCATCCGGCATGGAAGCAAGTGAAGCTGGGACCGGAAAAACCACCGCCCAGATGCAGGATATAAACACCTTTTTAAATGCCGGCTGGGATTATGTTAATGAATCCGAAAACGGCAATATGGAGATATGGTATCAGACACTTGGCGGTTACCCTGTGTTGTACTGGCAGGCCGCGGCGGGAGATATCAACTGCGACGGTGTTGTTGATCTGGCAGATTTCACCCGGATGGTCGATTACTGGCTGCTGGCGAATGATGATATGGCAGAGGGTTACCGGCTGCTGGGCGATATAAACCATGACGGCAGTGTTGACCTGGCGGACTTCGCGGCGGCTCTCTGGCAGCTTTAA
- a CDS encoding aldo/keto reductase: MKRRNFIKTAGAVTAGVMFKGSEISAMSSRKANIPAKEITSMVKLGKTDLNVSRIGFGGIVVMNAEPETAANAVKFAIEKGINYFDVAPSYGNAEEKLGPALAPYRKDVYLACKSHLRDAKGTKKLLDESLEKLQTDHFDVYQLHGITDVEKDVKASFAKGGAMETILEAKKNGIIRYVGFSAHTPEAALAAMDLYDFDTIMYPVNFCTHFNSRHEEAALAEAKKRGMGIIALKTMAWQKWQNDEDKKKYPKCWYMPLDDPEKARLALSWTLEQGANIAIPPGEEALFRLCVSNLPRAGKLSAQETKILSDLAAESEPIFTA, from the coding sequence ATGAAAAGAAGAAACTTTATTAAAACCGCTGGAGCGGTTACAGCTGGTGTAATGTTTAAAGGCTCCGAAATTTCGGCCATGTCATCAAGAAAAGCAAATATACCGGCAAAGGAGATAACCAGTATGGTAAAACTCGGCAAAACAGACCTTAACGTTTCCAGGATAGGCTTCGGCGGCATTGTTGTTATGAATGCCGAACCTGAGACAGCCGCGAATGCAGTAAAATTCGCAATAGAAAAGGGCATCAATTACTTTGATGTTGCCCCCTCTTACGGCAATGCCGAAGAAAAGCTGGGCCCTGCGCTGGCACCGTACAGAAAAGATGTGTATCTTGCTTGCAAATCACATCTTAGAGACGCCAAAGGTACAAAAAAACTGCTTGATGAATCACTGGAGAAACTCCAGACTGACCATTTCGATGTTTATCAGCTTCACGGAATTACTGATGTAGAGAAAGACGTAAAAGCCTCTTTTGCTAAGGGCGGCGCAATGGAAACAATACTCGAGGCCAAAAAGAACGGAATCATACGATATGTAGGTTTTTCCGCGCATACGCCCGAGGCCGCGTTGGCCGCAATGGATCTGTACGACTTCGACACGATCATGTACCCCGTGAATTTCTGCACGCATTTTAACAGCCGCCACGAGGAAGCAGCTCTTGCTGAGGCAAAAAAACGCGGCATGGGTATCATAGCACTCAAAACAATGGCCTGGCAGAAATGGCAAAACGATGAGGATAAAAAGAAATATCCAAAATGCTGGTATATGCCGCTTGATGACCCCGAAAAAGCCAGACTTGCCCTTAGCTGGACTCTGGAACAGGGCGCAAATATAGCTATCCCGCCCGGAGAAGAAGCACTGTTCAGGCTGTGTGTGTCAAATCTGCCCAGAGCCGGCAAACTATCTGCCCAGGAAACGAAGATTCTTTCAGACCTGGCGGCAGAAAGTGAGCCGATCTTTACAGCTTAG
- the thiC gene encoding phosphomethylpyrimidine synthase ThiC, whose product MATQLEAARRGDTNEVMQFVADTENISIETVQKELAAGRLVIPANKMHLAWNLKPKAIGRAAAIKVNANIGMSSVSSSLDDEVKKMKTAISYGADAVMDLSTGGDLDETRKRLISECEVPFGTVPIYEAIQGRDVDDITPAVIMEIIERQAKQGVDFFTIHAGLLREHLPLLESRVCGIVSRGGALMSKWMLSHNRQNIMYELFDDICAVMRDYDVCFSLGDGLRPGCGADATDEAQIAELRTLGELTQRSWENGCQVMVEGPGHVPFNQIEENMRIQDEICQGAPFYVLGPLVTDIAPGYDHITSAIGGTAAGYYGASFLCYVTPREHLGLPGDDDVRQGVMAARIAAHAADVARGFPGAADRDLAISKARANLEWDKQIDSSLDPVTARRMHEEAGKESRMSAEDVDYCTMCGRDWCSVRINREIRDTFFSREKSQ is encoded by the coding sequence ATGGCAACACAACTTGAAGCCGCCCGCAGGGGCGATACTAACGAAGTAATGCAATTCGTTGCAGACACAGAGAATATATCTATTGAAACCGTTCAAAAGGAGCTTGCCGCCGGCCGGCTGGTGATTCCCGCTAACAAGATGCACCTTGCGTGGAATCTTAAGCCAAAAGCCATTGGAAGGGCGGCCGCCATCAAGGTCAATGCTAATATCGGTATGAGCAGTGTCAGCTCGTCTCTTGACGATGAAGTCAAGAAGATGAAAACAGCTATTAGTTACGGCGCAGATGCTGTTATGGATTTGAGCACCGGAGGCGACCTCGATGAAACCCGCAAACGGCTGATAAGTGAATGTGAAGTTCCTTTTGGCACAGTGCCCATATACGAGGCGATACAGGGACGCGATGTTGACGATATAACACCTGCTGTAATAATGGAGATAATCGAACGCCAGGCCAAGCAGGGTGTTGACTTCTTCACGATACATGCCGGTCTGCTTCGTGAGCATCTGCCGCTGCTTGAGTCCAGGGTTTGCGGCATTGTCAGCCGCGGCGGAGCTCTGATGTCTAAATGGATGCTTTCGCATAACCGTCAGAATATTATGTATGAGTTATTCGACGATATCTGCGCGGTGATGCGTGATTATGATGTCTGTTTTTCACTTGGTGATGGGCTCAGACCCGGTTGCGGCGCTGACGCAACAGACGAGGCTCAAATCGCAGAACTCCGTACGCTTGGAGAACTTACACAGCGTTCGTGGGAAAACGGCTGCCAGGTTATGGTCGAGGGGCCCGGTCATGTGCCGTTCAACCAGATAGAAGAAAATATGCGGATTCAGGACGAGATATGCCAGGGCGCGCCGTTTTATGTTTTAGGCCCGCTGGTTACGGATATTGCCCCGGGTTATGACCATATAACTTCAGCGATAGGCGGTACAGCCGCCGGTTATTACGGCGCTTCATTCCTGTGCTATGTCACGCCGAGGGAACATCTTGGCCTGCCGGGCGATGATGATGTCCGGCAGGGTGTTATGGCTGCCAGAATCGCTGCACACGCCGCGGATGTCGCCAGAGGTTTCCCCGGAGCCGCTGACAGGGATCTGGCCATCAGCAAGGCAAGGGCCAATCTTGAATGGGACAAACAGATAGATTCATCCCTTGATCCGGTAACAGCCAGAAGAATGCACGAAGAGGCAGGCAAAGAAAGCCGAATGTCTGCCGAAGATGTTGATTACTGTACTATGTGCGGCCGCGACTGGTGCAGCGTGAGGATTAACCGTGAAATACGGGACACATTTTTCTCACGTGAAAAATCACAATAA
- a CDS encoding N-acetylmuramoyl-L-alanine amidase, translating into MNRRQIVFISFIAAMTVGSAVLLIFDTPRPHQGMHEYSLTSYTQLASVRNALSRNPSVTKTDWEYVEIFYSRTSAGDMGTVAMFNNSSTEKDANLHFVICNGEKNGAIQTSDRWRNQYRCLQGDNWYGSRKTIRICVIGHPIRALPSDTQIKRAEDLVETLCKEYGIPKVNVSYPQGWN; encoded by the coding sequence TTGAACAGAAGGCAAATAGTATTTATTTCTTTTATAGCAGCTATGACTGTAGGCAGTGCCGTTCTCTTGATTTTTGACACCCCCAGACCTCATCAGGGAATGCACGAATACAGCTTGACAAGTTACACACAGCTTGCAAGTGTAAGGAATGCCCTTTCCAGAAATCCCTCTGTAACAAAAACGGACTGGGAATATGTCGAAATATTCTACTCAAGAACATCTGCCGGAGATATGGGCACTGTGGCAATGTTCAACAATTCTTCGACAGAAAAAGACGCGAACCTTCACTTTGTTATCTGCAACGGCGAGAAAAACGGTGCGATACAAACCAGTGACCGATGGAGAAACCAGTACAGATGCCTCCAGGGGGATAACTGGTACGGCTCTCGTAAAACTATAAGAATATGTGTAATCGGCCACCCTATCAGGGCTCTTCCATCTGACACACAAATCAAACGCGCAGAAGACCTTGTGGAAACGCTTTGTAAAGAGTACGGGATTCCCAAGGTAAATGTCTCCTACCCGCAAGGCTGGAATTAA
- the coaD gene encoding pantetheine-phosphate adenylyltransferase, with protein sequence MSYKNHIKAVFPGSFDPITNGHIDVAMRGLKMFDELVISVGDNQAKSELFSAEERVEMIREIFAGQSRVSVESYSGLTVEYARQAGATVMLRGLRNLTDVQYEFQLAMTNRAVAGIETVFVMTSERYGFVSSTMIREVATLGGDVSELIPELVYSRLKDKINPARRQ encoded by the coding sequence ATGAGTTACAAAAATCATATTAAGGCGGTCTTTCCAGGTTCATTTGATCCTATAACAAACGGCCATATTGACGTCGCCATGCGCGGATTAAAAATGTTTGACGAGCTGGTAATCTCGGTCGGCGATAACCAGGCAAAGTCAGAGCTTTTTTCCGCGGAGGAGCGGGTCGAAATGATACGGGAGATATTTGCCGGTCAGAGCCGCGTTTCTGTAGAGAGTTATTCGGGCTTGACAGTGGAATACGCCCGGCAGGCCGGGGCCACGGTAATGCTTAGAGGGCTGCGTAACCTGACCGATGTACAGTATGAATTTCAGCTTGCTATGACCAACCGTGCGGTAGCCGGCATCGAGACGGTATTTGTAATGACGAGTGAGCGTTACGGTTTTGTCAGCTCGACTATGATACGTGAAGTTGCTACGCTTGGCGGGGATGTTTCCGAGCTGATTCCAGAGCTTGTTTACTCCAGGCTCAAAGATAAAATCAATCCCGCAAGGAGGCAGTGA
- a CDS encoding UvrB/UvrC motif-containing protein, with amino-acid sequence MKCQSCHNNPAVVHLVKMVNGLKSEMHLCIKCAAKFTSQLEESLELDKVLGELLAQLEESEPSQELSEVKEISADEIGLHCPDCGIDESSVKNDLLLGCASDYFVFSQFIGKSLARFQDGNTFHKGKIPHNLDSKVDRKPLIIFLKQQLVNAVELEEYELAADLRDRIDSLTCS; translated from the coding sequence ATGAAATGTCAAAGCTGCCATAACAACCCTGCTGTGGTACATCTGGTAAAGATGGTTAACGGTTTAAAATCCGAGATGCATCTTTGTATAAAATGTGCCGCGAAATTTACTTCTCAGCTTGAGGAGTCGCTTGAACTTGATAAGGTTCTTGGCGAGCTTCTTGCACAGCTTGAGGAGAGCGAACCGTCACAGGAGTTATCCGAGGTCAAAGAGATAAGTGCAGACGAGATTGGCCTGCATTGCCCTGATTGCGGTATTGATGAGAGCAGTGTGAAAAATGACCTCCTTTTAGGCTGTGCCAGTGATTATTTTGTTTTCAGTCAGTTTATAGGCAAAAGCCTTGCACGCTTTCAGGATGGCAACACTTTTCATAAAGGTAAGATACCGCACAATCTTGATTCCAAGGTTGACCGCAAGCCTCTTATTATTTTCCTCAAACAGCAGCTTGTCAACGCTGTAGAGCTTGAAGAGTATGAGCTGGCCGCAGACTTAAGGGACAGGATTGATTCACTGACATGCAGCTAA
- a CDS encoding 6-pyruvoyl trahydropterin synthase family protein: protein MTVYEVLIEYVFQASHAVCMPAGGLMEDMHSHEWRLKAAFGADKLDENGFAIEFSQAQSLIRDTLSPLEGKVLNNIPVFEGEIPTTEILSRYIYRNLKKRLQSDLKINYIELTEAPGCTVIYKE, encoded by the coding sequence GTGACAGTGTATGAGGTTTTGATAGAATACGTTTTTCAGGCATCGCACGCGGTATGTATGCCGGCGGGGGGGCTGATGGAGGATATGCACAGCCACGAATGGAGGCTCAAGGCGGCGTTTGGGGCAGATAAACTTGACGAAAATGGTTTTGCGATTGAATTTTCTCAGGCTCAATCACTAATCAGGGATACTTTGAGTCCGTTAGAGGGTAAGGTTTTAAATAATATCCCTGTATTTGAGGGTGAAATTCCGACAACCGAGATTCTATCCCGTTATATTTACAGAAATTTAAAAAAAAGGTTGCAATCAGACCTGAAAATAAACTATATTGAACTTACAGAGGCTCCCGGCTGTACAGTAATATATAAAGAATAG
- a CDS encoding aldose 1-epimerase family protein — MLNERIKTMDYKDRIINHNQLGGIETYVVDNGPGRGSRVAWVNTGSGLRFKVSIDRGLDIVEAFYGKYSLSWLSFVGTAAPRPDSDRGLNWLSTFPGGLVTTCGLSHAGAPDEDESGQRGLHGKYSNSAAEVTSIIQPELTDAEPQMSISGIVREARVFGPNLEMQRTISCKLLKPQIVITDRVINRGNSSSPHMLLYHCNFGWPLVDQGTQILYKGKCRSRGMDFDDAVFNENNDYRTCSAPIDAHSGSGEACGFIDSTPDDDGLCRTGLFNDKLSLGAMITYDAKQLPCLANWQHWGRGEYVTGLEPATNFPTGQVKAREEGKLIMLEPGETRNYKLVIDITEK, encoded by the coding sequence ATGCTTAATGAAAGGATAAAAACCATGGACTATAAGGACAGGATAATAAATCACAACCAGCTCGGCGGCATTGAGACATATGTCGTTGACAACGGCCCGGGACGCGGCAGCCGCGTTGCATGGGTAAATACCGGCTCGGGGCTTCGGTTTAAGGTCAGCATTGACCGCGGGCTGGATATTGTTGAGGCTTTCTACGGCAAATACAGCCTCTCATGGCTCAGCTTTGTCGGCACTGCGGCGCCGCGGCCCGACAGTGACCGCGGGCTAAACTGGCTCTCGACTTTCCCCGGAGGACTGGTTACAACCTGCGGGCTAAGCCATGCCGGCGCACCGGACGAAGATGAGAGCGGACAACGCGGCCTGCACGGGAAATACAGCAACAGTGCCGCCGAGGTAACAAGCATCATTCAGCCCGAGCTAACCGACGCTGAGCCGCAGATGAGTATCAGCGGGATAGTCCGCGAAGCACGGGTTTTCGGACCAAATCTCGAGATGCAGCGGACGATATCATGCAAACTGCTTAAGCCGCAGATAGTTATAACCGACAGGGTCATCAACCGCGGCAACAGCTCCTCGCCGCACATGCTGCTGTATCACTGCAATTTCGGCTGGCCGCTGGTTGACCAGGGAACACAAATACTCTACAAGGGCAAGTGCAGATCCCGCGGCATGGATTTCGACGATGCCGTATTCAACGAAAACAACGACTACCGGACGTGCTCGGCCCCGATCGACGCTCACAGCGGCAGCGGCGAGGCGTGCGGATTTATCGATTCAACGCCGGATGATGACGGGCTCTGCAGGACAGGTCTGTTCAACGACAAGCTCTCTCTTGGAGCGATGATTACATACGATGCGAAACAGCTGCCCTGCCTGGCGAACTGGCAGCACTGGGGACGCGGCGAATACGTTACCGGCCTGGAACCGGCGACAAACTTCCCCACAGGACAGGTAAAGGCCAGAGAAGAGGGCAAACTGATAATGCTCGAACCCGGCGAAACAAGGAATTACAAATTAGTTATAGACATAACAGAAAAATAA